Proteins encoded in a region of the candidate division WOR-3 bacterium genome:
- a CDS encoding protein arginine kinase, which yields MFSAEPVGRWLGATGPDSDVVVSTRVRLARNLAELPFVTRTKASEQAQVVDMVRWALADAGFMDRGRFLDDEQLTPEWGRFLLERHLVSLDFVESKLRRGFFVSADETLSLMVNEEDHLRFQALVSGLDFTTALSLASGLDSKLESIVGYAYSTQFGFLTACPTNVGTGMRASALLHLPGLVLTREIEKVLRGAVHIGLVVRGLYGEGSETKGNFFQVSNQRTLGQSETEIIETVTASCQQVVQYERRAREYLVKNLRTEIEDKVFRSLALLRGARILCSDEAVNLLATVRLGVALGIVNELSLGQVCRLLILVRPENLQVFLGERLKSPERDERRATVVREALVIR from the coding sequence ATGTTCAGCGCTGAACCGGTCGGCCGCTGGCTTGGTGCCACCGGCCCGGATTCAGACGTTGTTGTCTCGACCCGGGTGCGGCTGGCACGGAACCTTGCTGAACTTCCGTTCGTCACCCGGACCAAAGCCTCAGAGCAGGCCCAGGTCGTTGACATGGTCCGCTGGGCGCTCGCCGACGCGGGGTTCATGGACCGGGGACGGTTTCTTGATGACGAACAACTGACACCAGAGTGGGGCAGGTTCCTTCTGGAGCGGCACTTGGTGTCGCTCGATTTCGTCGAGTCCAAGCTCAGACGCGGGTTCTTTGTCAGCGCCGATGAGACGTTGAGCCTAATGGTGAATGAGGAGGACCACCTTCGGTTCCAGGCCTTAGTGTCAGGTCTTGACTTCACGACTGCCCTATCGCTCGCGTCGGGCCTCGACTCGAAGCTCGAAAGCATCGTCGGGTATGCCTACTCGACCCAGTTCGGGTTTCTGACCGCCTGTCCGACCAACGTCGGAACCGGCATGCGGGCATCGGCATTGCTGCATCTACCCGGGCTGGTGCTGACCAGAGAGATTGAGAAGGTGCTACGCGGCGCGGTGCATATCGGCCTCGTCGTGCGTGGGCTGTACGGTGAAGGTTCTGAGACCAAGGGTAACTTCTTTCAGGTTTCAAACCAACGGACCCTCGGACAGTCCGAGACGGAAATCATCGAGACCGTAACCGCGAGCTGCCAACAAGTTGTTCAGTACGAACGCCGGGCCCGTGAATACCTAGTCAAGAACCTGCGCACCGAAATCGAAGACAAGGTATTCCGTTCGCTGGCACTTTTGCGCGGAGCGCGGATTCTGTGCTCAGACGAAGCCGTAAACCTTCTGGCCACAGTTCGCCTCGGCGTAGCGCTGGGCATCGTGAATGAGCTCAGTCTGGGCCAAGTCTGCCGGTTGCTGATTCTGGTCCGGCCTGAGAACCTTCAGGTTTTCCTGGGCGAAAGGCTCAAGTCCCCGGAGCGGGACGAACGTCGGGCGACAGTTGTCCGCGAAGCGCTGGTGATTCGATGA
- a CDS encoding L,D-transpeptidase family protein, translating to MTGPLQTKVSITGAGRLAVERIELFRSTTRFDDSEPDTTGCPVTVFDFPGGDSAAEMTDSMLAHNAKYYYRARLSLTDGRQVLTNPDSVVVPDTALGCIFGLSIIVDKKYYFLEVRDGGRTKKRYPIALGRDPRRRKLHQDNATTPEGIYHITGEQLNARFYKALDIDYPNEVDRTRYNLAKTLGLVSRSRDGVPGIGGEIQIHGGGIERNWTNGCIALRNADMDELFGHERIGKGVPVVIVGNELNRADISSIQDYRTPAEVRTIQRKLAAMGHYQGRPDGTVGEKTRQALGRFQWANELPMTCELDCRTVALLASQP from the coding sequence ATGACCGGACCGCTTCAGACCAAGGTTTCGATTACCGGCGCGGGCCGGCTTGCCGTCGAGCGCATCGAATTGTTCCGGAGCACGACCAGGTTTGACGATTCTGAACCGGACACCACCGGCTGTCCGGTCACGGTGTTTGATTTTCCGGGCGGCGACAGCGCGGCTGAGATGACCGATTCAATGCTGGCGCACAATGCGAAGTACTACTACCGAGCGCGGCTGAGCCTGACCGATGGACGACAGGTCTTGACCAACCCGGATTCGGTTGTGGTGCCGGATACCGCGCTCGGCTGCATCTTTGGTTTGAGCATTATCGTGGACAAGAAGTACTACTTCCTTGAGGTGCGGGACGGTGGTCGGACGAAGAAACGGTATCCCATCGCGCTCGGTCGTGACCCGAGAAGACGCAAGCTGCATCAAGACAACGCCACCACACCTGAAGGAATCTACCACATCACCGGCGAGCAGCTGAACGCAAGATTCTACAAGGCGCTTGATATAGACTACCCCAATGAAGTTGACCGGACTCGGTACAATCTGGCCAAGACACTTGGACTAGTGTCAAGGTCGCGGGATGGTGTACCGGGAATCGGCGGCGAAATCCAGATTCACGGCGGCGGCATCGAGCGCAACTGGACCAACGGCTGCATCGCGCTCCGCAATGCCGACATGGACGAGTTGTTCGGCCACGAGCGCATCGGCAAGGGCGTACCTGTCGTGATTGTGGGGAACGAGTTGAACCGGGCCGACATATCCTCAATCCAGGACTACCGGACGCCCGCGGAAGTGAGGACAATTCAGCGCAAGCTAGCCGCGATGGGGCACTACCAAGGCAGGCCGGATGGTACGGTCGGTGAGAAAACAAGACAGGCGCTTGGCCGGTTCCAGTGGGCGAACGAACTGCCGATGACCTGCGAGCTTGACTGCCGGACCGTGGCCCTGCTCGCCAGCCAACCGTAA
- a CDS encoding UvrB/UvrC motif-containing protein, with product MKKCDICQEQDAVMRVRRVDKTGRSSEIEVCADCARKQGFVEAEQVKSNVGQVLAEMKASRTAADERRMVCTRCGLTFAQFKRTGRLGCANCYDSFREKLEPLVRRLHNSVQHVGKTVGPGRTEAQKKLTVRRLNAELAKAIEQEDYERAAQLRDQLRKVSNDVQR from the coding sequence GTGAAGAAGTGCGATATCTGCCAAGAGCAGGACGCGGTTATGAGAGTGCGCCGCGTGGACAAGACTGGTCGTTCAAGCGAAATCGAAGTATGTGCAGACTGCGCCCGGAAGCAGGGTTTCGTTGAGGCCGAACAGGTGAAGAGCAATGTCGGTCAAGTCCTCGCTGAAATGAAGGCAAGCAGGACTGCGGCTGATGAGCGCCGAATGGTGTGTACTAGATGCGGACTGACGTTTGCGCAGTTCAAGCGTACGGGTCGGCTCGGGTGCGCCAACTGCTACGATAGCTTCCGGGAGAAGCTTGAGCCGCTGGTACGCCGGCTGCACAATTCGGTGCAGCATGTTGGCAAGACCGTTGGGCCGGGCCGCACCGAAGCGCAGAAGAAGCTGACGGTCCGTCGGCTGAACGCCGAGCTGGCGAAAGCGATTGAGCAGGAGGACTACGAGCGGGCCGCCCAGTTGCGCGACCAGCTGAGGAAGGTGAGCAACGATGTTCAGCGCTGA
- a CDS encoding ABC transporter ATP-binding protein, which yields MSEEKASRGQPVVLQAQDVWRVFESGPEKLEVLRGVNLKVRRGEFVAITGPSGTGKSTLLHILGGLDRPTRGRVLLDSLDIFSYPASDLPGFRNQKVGFVFQFHHLLAEFTVLENVALPLLVAGRSMGEAVDRAHAVLREIGFTERLNHRPAQLSGGEKSRTAVARALVNEPAVVLADEPTGNLDSATAEALVELLIHLNESKSMTTILVTHNDMVAQRAGRRLRLAAGVLHEE from the coding sequence ATGAGTGAAGAGAAAGCTTCCAGGGGCCAACCGGTCGTCTTGCAGGCCCAGGACGTCTGGCGCGTGTTTGAGTCCGGGCCAGAGAAGCTCGAGGTGTTACGCGGGGTAAACCTAAAGGTCCGGCGAGGCGAGTTCGTCGCGATCACCGGCCCATCCGGGACCGGTAAGTCAACGCTCCTCCACATCCTTGGCGGCCTGGACCGACCGACCCGCGGCCGCGTGCTGCTTGATTCGCTTGACATTTTCAGTTATCCTGCTAGCGATTTGCCGGGATTTCGGAACCAGAAGGTAGGGTTCGTGTTCCAGTTTCACCATCTTCTGGCCGAATTCACCGTGCTTGAGAACGTGGCACTGCCGCTACTTGTAGCCGGTCGGAGCATGGGTGAGGCGGTGGACCGAGCACACGCGGTACTTCGGGAAATCGGGTTCACTGAAAGATTAAACCACCGTCCTGCCCAGTTGTCGGGAGGCGAAAAGTCGAGGACCGCAGTTGCCCGGGCCCTGGTCAACGAGCCTGCGGTGGTGCTTGCGGACGAGCCGACCGGGAATCTCGACTCAGCCACGGCCGAGGCGCTCGTCGAGCTGCTCATACACCTGAACGAATCAAAGAGCATGACGACGATACTTGTCACCCACAACGACATGGTGGCCCAAAGGGCCGGCCGCAGGCTACGGCTTGCAGCCGGCGTGCTGCACGAGGAGTAA
- the selA gene encoding L-seryl-tRNA(Sec) selenium transferase, translated as MKADNQQVTASSRNRLRALPQVEKVLSDERFAGLLSRVNRRLAARTVRQYLQETRERILAGEDVGFDPTELARRLEDEVRPRLTRAVNGLGVALHTGLGRAPLSRVAQEALADVSEHFSSLEIDLDTGRRGSRYRHLESLLCEITGAEAAHVVNNNCAATLLVLSTMAAGREVIVSRGQLIEIGGAFRIPDVMRQSGCRMVEVGTTNRTHLRDYAAAITPDTAALLRVHTSNYRITGFTKEVSLDELVALGREHNLPVIDDLGSGAFIDLSKYGLPKEPLVQESIATGVAVACFSGDKLIGACQSGIIVGRKEYVARMRKHPLTRALRLDKLSFAVLERTLELFLDEPRVIREHALMQILFKPVRQMQQEARSLVKRVSTGLLGKAQVTVRPGFSEIGGGSLATERLESRVVAVRPVGLSCDELARRMRRSKPPVFGRVENDEYVLDFRTIRRDEVPLVAQALLAAFDR; from the coding sequence ATGAAGGCCGATAACCAGCAGGTGACAGCCAGCAGCCGGAATCGTCTGCGAGCATTGCCGCAGGTCGAAAAGGTACTCTCGGACGAACGCTTTGCCGGCCTGCTCAGCCGGGTGAACCGCCGGCTTGCGGCCCGAACCGTACGCCAGTATCTTCAGGAAACAAGGGAAAGAATCTTGGCCGGCGAGGATGTCGGGTTCGACCCCACCGAGCTGGCGCGTCGGCTGGAGGACGAAGTCAGACCAAGGCTGACCCGGGCGGTAAACGGACTGGGCGTTGCGCTCCACACCGGGCTGGGCCGTGCGCCGCTGTCCCGGGTCGCGCAGGAAGCACTGGCAGATGTAAGTGAGCATTTCTCATCTCTTGAAATTGACCTTGATACCGGCCGCCGCGGCAGTCGGTATCGGCATCTTGAATCTCTGCTCTGCGAAATAACCGGCGCCGAGGCGGCGCACGTGGTGAACAATAACTGCGCGGCAACCCTGCTCGTACTTTCGACAATGGCCGCGGGCCGAGAGGTCATCGTGTCCCGGGGCCAGCTCATCGAAATCGGCGGCGCTTTTCGGATTCCGGATGTGATGCGGCAATCAGGGTGCCGGATGGTCGAGGTCGGGACGACTAATCGAACCCACCTGCGGGACTACGCCGCAGCAATCACACCGGACACTGCCGCACTGCTCCGGGTCCATACTTCCAACTATCGGATAACTGGGTTCACAAAGGAAGTCAGTCTTGACGAGTTGGTTGCGCTCGGACGGGAACATAATCTGCCGGTAATTGACGACCTGGGCTCGGGCGCATTCATTGACCTTTCCAAGTACGGTCTGCCCAAGGAACCCCTGGTGCAGGAGTCAATTGCGACCGGGGTTGCGGTCGCGTGCTTCTCCGGCGACAAACTCATCGGTGCATGCCAGTCCGGGATAATCGTCGGCAGGAAGGAATACGTTGCCCGCATGAGAAAGCATCCGCTGACCCGCGCACTGCGTCTCGACAAACTCTCTTTTGCCGTCCTGGAGCGAACCCTGGAGTTGTTCTTGGACGAACCGCGGGTAATCAGGGAACATGCACTGATGCAAATCCTGTTCAAGCCGGTCCGACAGATGCAGCAGGAGGCGCGGAGTCTGGTGAAACGGGTCAGCACCGGACTGCTCGGTAAGGCGCAGGTCACGGTGCGGCCTGGTTTCTCGGAAATCGGTGGCGGGTCGCTGGCGACCGAGCGTCTTGAATCAAGGGTTGTGGCGGTAAGGCCGGTTGGGCTCAGTTGCGACGAACTCGCACGACGAATGCGGCGGTCCAAACCGCCGGTGTTCGGTCGGGTCGAAAACGACGAGTATGTGCTTGACTTCCGCACTATCCGCCGGGACGAGGTCCCGCTTGTTGCCCAGGCGCTCCTGGCGGCGTTCGACCGATAG
- a CDS encoding GNAT family N-acetyltransferase, which yields MTPYTVTSFRTGQLAAMSRMLARAFAEEQLWTMAFPDHARRLKQLARLFVFMLRYGLTYGKIDVTPELEGVAVWIAERHARQTPRHLARTGGLMLPFTVGLRPLLRLRMAHRKFDELQQRNAPTGCEYLLLIGVAPEARGRGLGASIVRHGLARLAARHRPGYLETQTEHNVRFFERLGFVIKERAAIPENDLPVWSMVWQP from the coding sequence ATGACACCCTACACAGTTACGTCCTTCCGAACCGGGCAACTGGCGGCAATGAGCCGGATGCTGGCGCGGGCGTTCGCAGAAGAACAACTCTGGACAATGGCGTTTCCTGACCACGCTCGGCGTCTGAAACAGCTCGCCCGGTTGTTCGTTTTCATGCTTCGCTACGGTCTGACCTATGGAAAGATCGACGTGACCCCTGAACTTGAGGGTGTAGCAGTTTGGATTGCGGAAAGACACGCACGGCAGACACCCCGCCATCTAGCAAGGACTGGCGGTTTGATGCTGCCATTCACCGTTGGTCTGAGACCATTACTCCGACTCCGTATGGCACATCGTAAGTTTGACGAGCTGCAACAACGGAATGCGCCGACCGGATGCGAGTATCTGCTTCTGATCGGGGTTGCACCCGAGGCCAGAGGCCGTGGTCTTGGTGCGAGTATAGTTCGACACGGCCTTGCGCGGCTTGCCGCCCGGCATCGGCCCGGGTATCTTGAGACCCAAACCGAACACAATGTCCGGTTCTTCGAGCGTCTCGGCTTTGTTATCAAAGAACGGGCCGCAATACCGGAGAACGACCTTCCGGTCTGGTCCATGGTCTGGCAGCCGTAG
- a CDS encoding T9SS type A sorting domain-containing protein, whose amino-acid sequence MTTLILAFVAPFLAGPATADLDTVLYYDSGVHKTWWCSDRDSFGAAVKFTPAEYPCEVIGARAVVGYSGGQQIFLRVFDDNGPGGKPGTVLYEEQRLDIPPGQNTEFRDYNLTAPVVFDSGDFYLCFWQKDIWDMLFSTDEHFDYPARQWWFFPDMGWVTPMGMDAADHLLRAKVRYGTGLKEELDAGLTEALRVLPNPACDGLVRLDGTGLCPTDLIVTDACGRTVLRLLAQSSSQLNLRSLNPGVYILTAYGKGARHSTRLVVSRRLRHKF is encoded by the coding sequence GTGACAACACTGATTCTGGCATTCGTGGCCCCATTTCTGGCCGGCCCCGCAACTGCGGACCTTGATACTGTCCTGTATTATGATAGCGGTGTACATAAGACCTGGTGGTGTTCGGACCGAGATTCGTTCGGTGCGGCGGTGAAGTTCACTCCAGCTGAATACCCTTGCGAAGTCATCGGTGCACGGGCAGTTGTCGGGTATAGCGGTGGTCAGCAGATATTTCTGCGGGTATTCGACGACAACGGGCCAGGCGGCAAGCCGGGTACCGTGCTGTACGAAGAACAGCGGCTCGACATTCCGCCGGGCCAGAACACCGAGTTCCGGGACTACAACCTAACCGCACCGGTCGTGTTCGACTCAGGCGATTTCTACCTTTGCTTCTGGCAGAAAGATATTTGGGATATGCTTTTCTCCACTGACGAGCATTTTGATTACCCGGCACGGCAGTGGTGGTTCTTTCCGGACATGGGCTGGGTTACGCCGATGGGAATGGATGCGGCCGACCATCTGCTCAGAGCAAAGGTCAGGTACGGAACCGGGCTCAAGGAAGAGCTTGACGCAGGGTTAACAGAAGCGCTGCGGGTACTGCCGAATCCAGCCTGCGACGGACTGGTGCGACTCGATGGTACAGGGCTCTGCCCTACGGATTTGATCGTGACCGATGCCTGCGGCCGCACCGTGCTCAGGTTGCTCGCACAAAGCTCAAGTCAGCTCAACCTACGGTCCTTGAACCCTGGTGTGTACATTCTCACCGCTTACGGCAAGGGTGCCCGGCACAGCACAAGACTGGTTGTCAGCCGCCGACTTCGTCACAAGTTCTGA
- a CDS encoding S8 family serine peptidase, with the protein MSLKMLSKAGLVVCLIAGVASALMDPDLARRLEDLDNDAMLPVDFVLKEQFDSRVLASMVEGLPKPVRRARVGRILMDFAEEHQRELLAYLEGERAAGNVTDIRPLWLVNAVGCWAKKEVILAVNDRPDVELVYYDKMPVEITPVDLSEFVPGDAVTSVQPNLVVINARGAWAQGYTGQGVVIGVVDTGVRYTHDDLKNHLWTSTVYPNCGFNFASNQYSSGHTGPSPYDTLTPLDYYGHGTHCAGIATADGTYGNGTRDTMGVAPSAKIMSVPVDVYLHTPYPDTSMENNTMEGMQFCVCPKRDTLNGADLITMSLGLITSWLPRYAVWRRAEENILAAGIPHIVAAGNEGSGADKIRTPGNCPPPWPHPANHPTSKTPSAVITVGATDNNDAIASFSSHGPTRTWGSVAPWNDYVYPPGLMDPDVCAPGVNILSTSNSGDRSYTTMSGTSMATPGVAGCVALMLSKNMNLLPRQIDSILEMHAVKDLGRTGKDTVFGSGRINCSLAVAYTPLPRDVGCKVLLAPAGVLDSGTAVTPACSVYNYGNQAETYNVRMRIGTSYDTVANVSSHPAKTSVYVTFPQWTAQARGTWAVTCSTELGGDAVPANDKQSGSVRVRVMDAQCSSLLAPSGVVDLGAVVTPACSVYNSGTDTVTYTVRMKVGTTYDTTAIVTDHPPDEYVFVQFPDWVASVPGTHAVRCSTELAGDLVEPNNAKSGSVFVRTTDAGVLAIVAPVGVVDSGEVITPTAWVKNFGNQPVTVPVVLDIGTTYSDTQQYYIPAGDSVDVTFADWTALELGMHVVRCSTMLAGDMNSANDEKTDSVFVRTIDAGVLSIVAPAGVVDSGQVVTPQAWVRNLGNQPAAIPVLLEIGTTYADTQHTASIAPGDSALVTFADWTALTRGDNAVQCSTMLEHDMYPANNSLAGSVRVRVRDAAVAELVSPTGTVYEDTVIVPSAIVENLGTEQETFAVRLFIGAFYANETTMTVEPGAADTVWFEPWTAESLGTHPVRCSTALAGDVDPANDQVEDSVTVAKRPGVAGYELLPTAFALEPGRPTPFTRYTVIRYALPTASRSRVAVYDVRGRLMRTLVDMHQAAGWYSVVWDGCDQRGRRLAEGIYFCRMAAGDYLGTRRLILAR; encoded by the coding sequence ATGAGTCTCAAAATGTTATCAAAGGCCGGTCTTGTGGTCTGTCTGATTGCCGGCGTCGCGTCCGCGCTGATGGACCCGGACTTGGCCCGTCGGCTGGAAGACTTGGATAATGACGCCATGCTTCCAGTTGACTTTGTACTCAAGGAACAGTTCGATTCCCGTGTGCTTGCGTCCATGGTCGAAGGTCTGCCCAAGCCGGTCCGCAGAGCCAGGGTGGGCAGGATTCTTATGGACTTCGCCGAGGAGCACCAGCGCGAGCTGCTGGCTTATCTCGAAGGCGAAAGGGCAGCGGGCAACGTCACCGACATCCGACCGCTGTGGCTCGTAAATGCCGTCGGGTGTTGGGCCAAGAAGGAAGTCATCCTCGCAGTCAACGATCGTCCGGATGTAGAGCTTGTGTACTACGACAAGATGCCGGTTGAGATCACGCCGGTGGACTTGAGCGAGTTTGTCCCCGGTGATGCGGTCACCAGTGTCCAGCCAAACCTTGTCGTCATCAACGCGCGCGGAGCCTGGGCTCAGGGCTATACCGGTCAGGGCGTAGTCATCGGCGTGGTTGATACCGGGGTACGCTATACCCACGATGACCTGAAGAATCACCTCTGGACTTCAACCGTCTATCCAAACTGCGGCTTCAACTTTGCCTCAAACCAGTACTCTTCAGGCCACACCGGGCCTTCGCCATATGACACCCTGACCCCGTTGGACTACTACGGTCATGGAACCCACTGCGCTGGCATCGCGACCGCGGACGGCACGTATGGCAACGGCACCAGAGACACGATGGGCGTAGCGCCCTCGGCCAAGATAATGTCAGTGCCGGTGGATGTGTACTTGCATACTCCCTATCCAGATACGAGCATGGAGAACAATACGATGGAGGGCATGCAGTTCTGCGTGTGCCCCAAGCGCGACACCTTGAACGGTGCAGACCTCATCACAATGTCGCTCGGCCTGATAACGTCGTGGCTGCCGCGGTACGCGGTCTGGCGCCGGGCCGAAGAGAACATTCTTGCCGCCGGCATTCCTCATATCGTTGCTGCGGGCAATGAGGGCTCGGGTGCGGACAAGATTCGAACGCCCGGCAACTGTCCGCCACCGTGGCCCCATCCGGCCAATCACCCGACGAGCAAGACTCCGTCTGCAGTCATTACCGTCGGCGCGACCGATAACAACGACGCAATCGCCAGCTTTTCGTCGCACGGCCCAACCCGAACCTGGGGCTCGGTTGCGCCGTGGAACGACTATGTGTATCCGCCCGGCCTGATGGACCCGGACGTCTGCGCCCCAGGAGTAAATATCCTTTCGACCTCAAACAGCGGTGACCGCAGCTATACAACGATGTCCGGGACCTCAATGGCCACGCCAGGTGTGGCTGGGTGCGTAGCCCTGATGCTGTCCAAGAACATGAATCTGCTCCCGCGTCAGATTGACTCGATTCTTGAGATGCACGCGGTCAAGGACCTAGGACGCACGGGCAAGGACACAGTGTTCGGCTCAGGCCGCATCAATTGCTCGCTTGCGGTCGCTTACACACCGCTGCCGCGTGACGTCGGGTGCAAAGTGCTGCTTGCACCGGCCGGTGTCCTTGACTCCGGCACCGCGGTCACACCGGCCTGCTCGGTGTACAACTACGGCAACCAGGCCGAAACTTACAACGTGCGGATGAGAATTGGAACCAGCTATGACACAGTAGCGAACGTCTCCTCTCATCCAGCCAAGACTTCGGTCTATGTGACATTCCCGCAGTGGACCGCACAGGCCCGCGGCACCTGGGCTGTGACCTGCTCGACTGAGCTTGGTGGTGATGCGGTTCCCGCAAACGACAAACAGTCCGGTTCGGTCAGGGTCAGGGTCATGGACGCACAATGTTCGAGTCTGCTTGCACCCTCAGGAGTCGTTGACCTGGGCGCGGTCGTGACCCCGGCCTGCTCGGTGTACAACTCCGGCACCGATACGGTAACTTACACGGTAAGGATGAAGGTCGGTACGACCTACGACACGACCGCAATCGTGACTGACCATCCGCCGGACGAATATGTCTTCGTCCAGTTCCCGGACTGGGTCGCAAGTGTCCCGGGCACGCACGCAGTGCGCTGCTCAACCGAATTGGCCGGTGACTTGGTTGAACCGAACAACGCCAAGTCCGGCTCTGTATTCGTCCGCACGACCGATGCCGGAGTGCTTGCAATTGTCGCGCCGGTCGGAGTCGTTGATTCCGGCGAAGTGATTACCCCCACCGCCTGGGTGAAGAACTTCGGCAACCAGCCGGTAACGGTGCCGGTTGTTCTCGACATTGGCACGACCTATTCCGACACCCAGCAGTACTATATCCCGGCTGGCGACTCGGTTGACGTGACCTTTGCCGACTGGACCGCGCTCGAGCTCGGTATGCACGTCGTGCGCTGCTCCACGATGCTGGCCGGTGATATGAACTCGGCAAATGACGAGAAGACCGATTCGGTTTTTGTGCGGACAATAGATGCCGGCGTGCTTTCGATTGTTGCGCCGGCTGGGGTCGTTGACTCCGGTCAGGTCGTCACGCCGCAGGCATGGGTGCGTAACCTCGGTAACCAACCGGCTGCGATACCGGTGCTTCTGGAAATCGGCACAACCTACGCTGACACCCAGCATACTGCGAGTATTGCACCAGGTGACTCTGCACTTGTAACCTTTGCCGACTGGACCGCGCTGACACGCGGGGACAACGCGGTGCAGTGCTCAACGATGCTTGAACACGACATGTACCCGGCAAACAACAGCCTGGCTGGTTCAGTCCGGGTCCGTGTCCGCGACGCTGCTGTCGCTGAACTCGTCAGTCCAACCGGCACGGTGTACGAGGATACGGTCATCGTGCCGTCTGCGATTGTTGAGAACCTCGGTACCGAACAGGAGACGTTTGCAGTGCGGCTCTTCATCGGCGCATTCTACGCGAACGAAACAACCATGACCGTTGAGCCGGGTGCGGCTGATACGGTCTGGTTTGAGCCATGGACTGCGGAGTCACTCGGCACCCACCCGGTTCGCTGCTCGACTGCGCTGGCCGGAGACGTGGACCCGGCCAACGACCAAGTTGAAGACTCGGTTACCGTGGCCAAGCGGCCAGGCGTTGCCGGATACGAACTCCTGCCGACCGCATTCGCGCTCGAACCCGGAAGACCGACACCGTTCACTCGCTACACAGTCATTCGCTACGCGCTACCTACTGCGAGCCGCAGCAGGGTGGCAGTTTACGATGTGCGCGGCAGACTGATGCGGACCTTGGTGGACATGCACCAGGCTGCGGGCTGGTACTCGGTTGTCTGGGATGGCTGCGACCAGCGGGGTCGCCGACTTGCCGAGGGTATCTACTTCTGTCGGATGGCTGCAGGTGACTACTTAGGAACGCGCCGACTGATCCTCGCGCGATAG
- a CDS encoding lipoprotein-releasing ABC transporter permease subunit: MRFELFVASRYLRSRQGSRVSGITAIAVGGVFVGVAAIIIVLSVINGFHQELRVRILGATPHIVVTKYSYEAIPYAGAGDTLLAKLTHFPGVVSVAPFVYAKTLIRSPSGVEGVVVRGVDPTRESEITDIGATVKEGSFSFDSGGVVIGVELARVMGVSVGDRLNIVSPFGGNTTPLGFMPRAGHFRVNGIFDSGMYEYNSSFVYLGLTELQRFLGMEGMITGYELRVADVYGAARLARRITSALGFPYRAVDWILQNRNLFTALRLEKVVTFIVLVLIVLVAAFNIVGMLTMIVMRKTREIGILKAIGAGPKAVTRIFVYAGLLIGGVGTAAGALFGLVACWLLNRYRFVTLPGDVYFIKNLPVEMQWQDFLLVCVSAIVITFVATVYPAYRAARLDPVEAIRYE, from the coding sequence TAGCCGGGTTTCGGGCATAACCGCGATTGCGGTCGGCGGCGTGTTTGTGGGCGTGGCCGCAATTATCATCGTGCTGTCGGTCATCAATGGGTTTCACCAGGAGCTGCGGGTCAGAATCCTCGGCGCAACACCGCACATCGTTGTGACCAAGTATTCCTACGAGGCAATCCCGTATGCTGGTGCCGGTGACACGCTGCTTGCCAAGCTGACACACTTTCCTGGTGTAGTTAGCGTAGCACCTTTCGTCTATGCCAAGACTCTTATCCGGTCACCGAGTGGGGTTGAGGGTGTGGTTGTGCGAGGCGTGGACCCGACGCGGGAATCGGAAATTACCGACATCGGCGCGACCGTGAAGGAAGGCAGTTTTTCGTTTGACTCTGGTGGGGTCGTAATCGGAGTGGAACTCGCACGAGTGATGGGTGTATCGGTCGGTGACCGGCTGAATATCGTATCGCCGTTCGGCGGCAACACTACTCCTCTGGGTTTCATGCCGCGGGCCGGGCATTTTCGGGTAAACGGCATATTCGACTCTGGGATGTACGAGTATAACTCAAGCTTCGTGTACCTCGGACTGACCGAGCTGCAGCGGTTTCTAGGTATGGAGGGGATGATTACCGGGTACGAGCTGCGGGTAGCGGACGTGTACGGTGCAGCACGGCTGGCACGACGCATTACCTCGGCCCTGGGGTTTCCATATCGGGCCGTGGACTGGATTCTACAGAACCGCAATCTGTTCACCGCTCTGCGACTGGAGAAGGTGGTGACTTTCATCGTGCTCGTGCTCATCGTGCTAGTCGCCGCTTTCAACATCGTCGGGATGCTGACGATGATTGTCATGCGCAAGACCAGGGAGATAGGTATACTCAAGGCCATCGGCGCAGGACCGAAGGCGGTGACAAGAATATTTGTCTATGCTGGGCTGCTAATCGGCGGCGTCGGTACCGCAGCAGGCGCACTGTTCGGGCTTGTGGCATGCTGGCTCTTGAATCGGTACCGGTTCGTGACTCTGCCGGGCGACGTGTATTTTATCAAGAACCTGCCGGTCGAAATGCAGTGGCAGGATTTTCTCCTGGTGTGTGTTTCGGCAATTGTCATCACTTTCGTAGCAACTGTCTATCCGGCGTACCGCGCGGCACGGCTCGACCCGGTCGAAGCGATAAGGTATGAGTGA